One segment of Solanum stenotomum isolate F172 chromosome 1, ASM1918654v1, whole genome shotgun sequence DNA contains the following:
- the LOC125867374 gene encoding probable serine/threonine-protein kinase PBL19: protein MKCFFYFKDRHRNRERKSAPVVLQDQSKSDISGGGAERVTKSSCSTSSARSFSDVYEGKGQNLRVFTFSELKQATNNFNRLLKIGEGGFGCVYKGNIKPADGKGESTIVAIKKLNRDGYQGHKQWVAEVQFLGVVDHPNLVKLIGYCAVDGERGIQRLLVYEFMSNRSLEDHLFSTAFPVLSWQRRLQMALGAAQGLAYLHEELEVQVIYRDFKSSNVLLDDDFKPKLSDFGLAREGPTGMHTHVSTAVVGTWGYAAPDYIETGHLTAKSDVWSFGVVLYEILTGRRSLERNRPKSEHKLLDWIKRYPADGRKFGMLIDPRLENQYSISAARKMAKLADTCLLKSAKDRPKMSQVVETLKQIIQISGENSSSTDTSFQSVDDDPVVEEKPKQTGDTESAKRRMAHLAKLSEHVGGISRRRFLFMQKGKTT from the exons ATGAAGTGTTTTTTTTACTTCAAGGATAGGCACAGAAATAGGGAAAGAAAATCAGCACCAGTGGTACTTCAAGATCAGAGTAAATCAGATATTTCAGGTGGTGGTGCAGAAAGGGTAACTAAGTCTTCATGTTCAACTTCTTCTGCACGTAGCTTCTCTGATGTGTATGAAGGGAAAGGTCAGAATTTGAGGGTATTCACATTCTCTGAGCTTAAACAAGcaactaataattttaatagGTTACTTAAGATTGGTGAAGGAGGTTTTGGATGTGTATACAAAGGTAACATTAAGCCTGCTGATGGAAAAGGTGAATCAACTATTGTTGCCATTAAAAAACTCAATAGAGATGGTTATCAg GGTCATAAACAATGGGTAGCAGAAGTGCAATTTCTGGGAGTGGTAGATCACCCAAATCTCGTCAAGCTAATTGGATATTGTGCCGTTGATGGGGAAAGAGGTATTCAGAGGCTACTTGTGTATGAATTCATGTCAAATAGAAGTCTAGAAGATCATCTTTTCAGTACAGCCTTTCCAGTTCTTTCTTGGCAAAGAAGACTGCAAATGGCGCTTGGAGCAGCTCAGGGACTGGCTTATTTGCATGAAGAATTGGAAGTTCAG GTGATATATCGTGATTTCAAGTCATCAAATGTGCTATTGGATGATGACTTCAAGCCAAAGCTTTCAGACTTTGGGCTTGCCAGAGAGGGTCCAACTGGCATGCACACACACGTTTCCACAGCG GTTGTGGGGACATGGGGGTATGCAGCACCTGATTACATAGAAACAGGACATCTCACAGCTAAGAGTGATGTGTGGAGTTTTGGTGTTGTATTATATGAGATCCTAACCGGTCGACGGTCCCTAGAAAGGAACAGACCAAAATCAGAACATAAACTTCTGGATTGGATTAAACGTTACCCTGCTGACGGCAGGAAATTTGGTATGCTCATAGATCCAAGGCTGGAAAATCAGTATTCCATCAGTGCAGCTCGAAAGATGGCAAAGTTAGCTGACACCTGTTTGTTAAAATCTGCAAAAGATCGACCCAAGATGAGTCAGGTTGTAGAAACTCTGAAGCAGATCATTCAGATTTCCGGTGAAAATAGCTCCTCCACAGACACAAGTTTCCAGAGTGTCGACGATGATCCTGTTGTAGAGGAAAAGCCAAAGCAGACAGGAGACACAGAATCAGCGAAAAGACGAATGGCTCACTTGGCTAAACTTAGTGAACATGTTGGTGGAATAAGCAGAAGAAGATTCCTGTTCATGCAGAAGGGtaaaactacataa